The Candidatus Hydrogenedentota bacterium genome includes the window ACAACACGATCGAAGACTACTACGCCGTCGGCTGCTATATCCAGGGCAGCGGCTCTTACAACACGGCAGACAACAACATTCGGTGGAAGAACAGAAACAATGACTTCACCGTGACGCTGCCGTCGGGCAAAGAGATCACCATTCGCCGGTTGCGTGAAGGCATCGAGCGGTTCTGCATCACCGACATCAACAATCCCGCGGGCTCGGCACTGGCCCAGTCGGAAATCGTTTGCATGTACGACGAGAGCCGTGCGTATGGCACCACGACCGGTGGCGCCGTCGATGCCAACCGGTTCAACCACATTCCGGGCGGCATGAACATCCTGTTCATGGATGGTCACGTGGAATGGGCACGGTATCACGGAAGCGACCTCTGGCCGGTCAACGAATTTGCCTACAGGTACCCGCCCGGCATCACTTCCGGCATGGACTTTCCGTGATCCTGTACAATGGCGCACATCGCGTAGCCGCCGCGTAAGCGGGGCTGTGCGGACATAGTGGAAGCAGTAAACGAGGAGTGCCGGGTGCAGCAATGTGCCCGGTGCTCCTTAATTTTGGGGACACAATACTCAATTATGATTACTGCGCCCGCGAGAGTATCATCTCTCGTCTACGTTTTATCCTCTGATATGAAGAATTGAGTATTGTGTCCCCAAAACTACCTTGCGGCCATGGTGCGTTGTAGTTTATGCTTCGGCCTCTGACAACAACGACTACTGTGGTAGGGGCTATATGGGGTCCCGCAGAGATTAGCGTTGCCGGCGGTTTCGCGTCGCCGGCGCCGACAGATATCTGAGCCGGGGGTCAATCTTTCCATTCGTCAGAGCAACCGAGGGAGGAGCCGCATGCAACGCGCACGCATTATTGGTACCGGGGCATTCTTGCCGGAGACCGTCTGGTCGAACGAGAAACTCGCGGCCATGATAGATACGTCGGATGAGTGGATCCGCAAGCGGACGGGCATAGGCCAACGGCACCTTGCGGGGCCCGGCGAGGGAGCGTCCGATCTTGCGGTCCCGGCAGTCCGGCAAGCCCTGGATGCCGCGGGGCTGAAGGCCGGGGAACTCGAACTCATTGTGTGTTGCACGACGACGCCGGATTACCTGTTTCCCGCGACGGCATGCATCATCCAGACTGCGCTCGGAGCGTGTAACGCCGCGGCCTTCGATGTGAACGCGGCTTGCTCGGGCTTTCTTTACGGGCTTTCATCAGCAAACGCATACATTCTTTCGGGGATGTATCGGACGATTGCGGTCGTGGGGGCGGAGTCGGCCACGAACCGGCTGAATTGGGAAAGGCGGGATACGTCGGTCTTGTTCGGTGATGGAGCCGGCGCGGTGGTTCTCCGTGCGGAAGAAGGCGAGCGGGGAATTCTCTCCACGTATCTCGGGGCAGATGGTTCCGGCGCGGACCTGCTGATCCGTCTTGCGGGCGGCTCGAAGTTTCCGATTACGAAGGACAACGCGGGCGGGCCCGATTGCGACGTGCAGATGAAAGGCCCCGAACTGTTCAAGCGGGCGGCCGTGCTGTTCGAGGATGCGTCCCGAAAGGCCATTGAACGCGCTGGACTGCAATTGGACGACGTAGACCTCTTTGTGCCGCATCAGGCCAACGCCCGCATCATCAAGGCGGCTGCAGCACGCCTCGGATTGCCCGAGGAAAAGGTGATGCTGAACATCGAGAAGGTCGCCAATACGACGGCCGCATCCATCCCGCTTGCTTTGCACGAGGCGGCCGCGGCGGACCGTATACGCGAGGGCGGGGTGGTTCTCCTCGCGTCGTTCGGCTCGGGGCTCACCTGGGGGGCTGCCGTTGTCCGATGGTAACGGGGCCGGCGCCGCCGGAGCGGTTCAAGGGCATTTCGCTTCGCGCTCGCGGTTATGTTATCGCGGCTCGCGAATGCGTACGCGGCGGCCGTCCACCTGGAGGCGGCCTTCCGCGAAGAGCCGGATCGCCTTGGGATACAGCTCGCGTTCTTTCGCCTGGACCCGCGCGGCCAGGGATTCGGGCGTATCGTCGTCCAGCACCGGCACGGTATCCTGGAGGATGATCGGTCCGGCGTCGTATTCGTTGTTGGCGAAATGCACCGTTGCGCCCGACACCTTGACCCCATAGCCGATGACGGCTTCGTGCACGTGATGGCCGTACATGCCGTGGCCGCAGAACGCCGGAATCAATGCTGGATGGACGTTCATGACCCGGTTTTCGAAGTCGGGCGGGATCTCGAGCAAGCTCATGAAACCCGCCAATACGACCAGTTCGGCGCCGTGTTTTCGCACCGTGCCCCAGAGCTCCGTATTGAACGCCGCCGCGCTGCCGTAATTCTTGCGCACAATCGGGATTGCGGGGATGCCGTGCTTGCGCGCCCGCTCGAGGCCGTAGGCGTCAGGCCGCGAACTGATAACGCACACGAATTCGAGGTCGAGCTCCCCCGCGCCGGACCGGTCGAGCAGATTCTGCAGGGTGGTACCGCTTCCGGACAACAACACCGCGATTTTGAGTGCCATGACATTTACCCCATCGAAGTATTCGCCAACGCATTGTCCTCGAGAAACGAGACGCAAACGTTCATGCATCAGGCCATTGGCCAGTATAGACTTCCGTGGCGGGACCTTCCTGATACACAAAGCCGTCGTCCGCCCATTCCACGGTGAGATGCCCGTACACAAGGTGGACGTTCACGCGGCGGTTGATCCGGCCGGTGAGCATCGCCGCCAGAGCGGCGCCGCACGAGCCGCTGCCGCTTGCCATGGTAATCCCGCTGCCCCGTTCCCAGATGCGCATGACGATGTTATCCCGGTCGTGTACCGTGACGAACTCGACGTTTGTCCGCTGTGGGAAAGAGGGGTGGTTTTCGAGCTGGGGCCCGATTTCCGCGAGCGGGACCGCCGCCGCGTCGTCGACAAAAATGACGGTGTGGGGGTTGCCGATGTTGACGCATGTCACGACAAACGTGTGACCCGGGATGGCCAGCTTTTCTTCGATGACCCGGCCGGGAGGCCCCAGCATGGGAATCTCGCTCCGTTCGAAGCGCGGCTTTCCCATGTTCGAGCGGACCGAGGTGACCACGCCTTCATCCGTGGTGGCGAGTTCGACGCGGTTAGGGCCGGCGCCCGTGAGGATTACGAACGCCTTCTCGTGGGTCATGCGGCGGTCAAACACATATTTTGCGAAACAGCGGATGCCGTTTCCGCAGGTTTCGGCTTCGCTTCCGTCGGCGTTGAAGATACGCATGGCGAAATCGGCGCCGCCCTCGCCGGGCAATACCAGGATGATGCCATCGGCGCCTGCGCCCAGATGGCGGTGGCTCATCGCGCGCGCGAGTTCGGACGGGTCTTCAACCGGGCAATGTTCCGCGTCGATAAACAAATAATCATTGCCCAATCCGTGCATCTTCGTGAATTCAATGGCCATGACGCTACCTCTGTGCCAATGCCCGTCCGGGCGCTGCTTCGCGCCGGCAAAGACGCCCCGGCCTCGCGGGGTCAGGCCGGCTGTTCCATAGCCCCGCGAATCAGGCGGTCGAGCAGGTCAGGAAAGGGGATCCCCGCCGCGGCGGCCGCCTGGGGGAACAACGACGTTTCCGTCATGCCGGGTATGGTGTTAACCTCGAACCAAACGGGCCGGTCATTTACGAGAATCATATCACTCCGGCTCAGGCCTCGACAACCTATCGCCGCGTGAACGCGCACGGCAACGTCCTGCGCCGCTCTGGTGCTTTCCGGGGAGATGCGGGCGGGCGTGATTTCCTGGCAGGCGCCGGGAGTGTATTTCGCGGTGTAATCGAAATACGCCGATGTGACGGGGCAGATCT containing:
- the dapF gene encoding diaminopimelate epimerase translates to MEFTKMHGLGNDYLFIDAEHCPVEDPSELARAMSHRHLGAGADGIILVLPGEGGADFAMRIFNADGSEAETCGNGIRCFAKYVFDRRMTHEKAFVILTGAGPNRVELATTDEGVVTSVRSNMGKPRFERSEIPMLGPPGRVIEEKLAIPGHTFVVTCVNIGNPHTVIFVDDAAAVPLAEIGPQLENHPSFPQRTNVEFVTVHDRDNIVMRIWERGSGITMASGSGSCGAALAAMLTGRINRRVNVHLVYGHLTVEWADDGFVYQEGPATEVYTGQWPDA
- a CDS encoding beta-ketoacyl-ACP synthase III yields the protein MQRARIIGTGAFLPETVWSNEKLAAMIDTSDEWIRKRTGIGQRHLAGPGEGASDLAVPAVRQALDAAGLKAGELELIVCCTTTPDYLFPATACIIQTALGACNAAAFDVNAACSGFLYGLSSANAYILSGMYRTIAVVGAESATNRLNWERRDTSVLFGDGAGAVVLRAEEGERGILSTYLGADGSGADLLIRLAGGSKFPITKDNAGGPDCDVQMKGPELFKRAAVLFEDASRKAIERAGLQLDDVDLFVPHQANARIIKAAAARLGLPEEKVMLNIEKVANTTAASIPLALHEAAAADRIREGGVVLLASFGSGLTWGAAVVRW
- the purN gene encoding phosphoribosylglycinamide formyltransferase, which encodes MALKIAVLLSGSGTTLQNLLDRSGAGELDLEFVCVISSRPDAYGLERARKHGIPAIPIVRKNYGSAAAFNTELWGTVRKHGAELVVLAGFMSLLEIPPDFENRVMNVHPALIPAFCGHGMYGHHVHEAVIGYGVKVSGATVHFANNEYDAGPIILQDTVPVLDDDTPESLAARVQAKERELYPKAIRLFAEGRLQVDGRRVRIREPR